The genomic segment TTGCATACCTCTAGTGAATATTTGCCGGTACCGTCCGCAGTACCGGTCGTATCTGAATGTCAGGCTGCCTACTATAGGCCTACTGACGTTGTAGTGTTCGGGCACTTGGTAGAGGCTGTCCGGCAGATGCCATAGATCAGTCCTCGCCATAGGTGTACTCCTGTAGGTCAAAATGCCGATCGACACAATGCCGATAAGCACAAGTGCAATGTCGGCCCCCGCCGCTAAGGTGCTGCTGCCTTTCAGCATAGATGATAGCCGCATCTTCCATCCAAGTATGGATAGGCCCAGTAGGCCGACATTGATCAGCAGGTGGCTGCCCCAGCTGATGCGGCTCAGAAAACTGGTGCACATACAGGGCTTCTGGGCATAGACATCCAGTACGCCCAGACCGATGTACAGGGTAAAGATGGCAATCAGCAGCGTGGAGGCCTGCCATCCCCGGACCTGCAGTGTGCGTGACGGTACCGCCAGCAGTAGTCCAATACCGATCTCGACTACCGGAAGCAGCCAAAAGAGCAGGGGGGCAAGCGGGCTGATCACGGGCTGCTGCTCCAGGGCAATCCGGAAAGCGTCCAGCTGCCAGATCTTGTCCATGCCCACATAGACCCAAAATAGGAGCATCCCCGCACGGAGCAGCCGATGTAAGTGGTTTGTAGTCTTGTTGTATTCCATAGCCTGTATATTGTTGTTGCTATAATCGCTTTGTCAGTTTCAGTAACAGGGCGCTGTACCTGATCCTTCTCCCGGTACAGCGGCCTGTTTAAGCGTCAGCTTCTACTTCTCGTACGCTTCAGGACAAAGATAGATCGCATATCAGGGCTACGGAGGGGTAGTATATGCTCTCGCGTGTGCTGATCGATGGGCTTTTTGGTGAATGGAGAAGGGGGGAGGGGGGACGCTGCAGGAAATGATGTCAGTTCCGGCAGCTCGGTAAAACAGGCTACAGCAAGGCGGAGAGCTGTGTTTTTGGCCTGTGAGTGCAGGCACTATGGCAGGGGTAGTGGAGGAATACCCCTGCTTTTTGAATTTTTCTGATGATTTTAACGGCTCAGCTCCGGAAATTTTTCATGTAGTTCACTGAGCATCGTCTTCAGCACCTTACGCAGCCGGACAGCGGCAGCATATTCGGCGGCTCTGTCCATTTTGGTCAGGCTATGTGTCGACAGCAGAGTACCCTCCCTGGTCTTGATCAGTCTCGAAAATTCCTGCGCCACCTCTTTTTTTTCTGAAGACCGCGTGATATCGGCCTTGACACAGAGATGTAACCACAGTTTCAGTTCCTTCCCGTTGAAGTTGCTATGGATATACTGTTCTGCCCCTGCTGCCCCGGCGAGCTGCAGCTGCCTGTTGCCGGACTGTACATATTCGCACATCAGTTTGAGCAGGCTCCTGCGGTTGTTGTCATAGGCAAAGTCCGGGATGCAGGAAAAGTGTTTGGGATAGCGCAGCAATCCCTCCGTAAACGAGGCGTCTTGATCATACATCTCTTTCCAGCGGTTAAAGAATCCCATATGGTTAAAGTTGAGGTTGACCATCAGTACCAGAAAGCGGAAGTGCCAGTTTTTGCCCTGACGGCTATCGTCGGCCAGCTGCCGCAATGCATCAATCAGGTGGGGCAGATAGTGCTGGTGATGGTACTGTATATAAGGGATCTTCCCGTCTTCAAACAGGCTATCGATAGCCGAGAGGATCTCGTCGAGGTAGACCTGCGGGATTTTCTTTCGGGCCAGTTTTTCAAAAATGCTGTGAATATGGCTGTTGACATAGTCTTTGACCTTGTCGCGGTAATGGCTGGGGAGCGCCGTACGGGGATCGATATCTTTTTTGAAGAGAAACTCGATGCGCTCGAGCAGTTCCTCGAGTGCATTTATGGCTGTACGGTCCTCAATACCGTTGTGCCTTAGGAAGCTGTCGAGCTTTTGATGCAGGCGCAGCAGTTGTGCATGATAGAGCTGCACCGACTGACCGGCCGCCTCCACACTATGGGCCTGCCGGTGCGCCTGCAGGGCCTGAACAAAATTGTCCTGGCAGGCAACGGATATGCTGGATAGCCGCTCGGGGATCTCCTTGGCCTCCAGGCGGCCCAGCGTTTCTATCATGAGGGTCAGGGGATGTAGGCTTACGATCATTCGTACCTCCTTTTGATATCTTTATGGTACCAGGGCCAGCCATATACGCCGGGGTGCATGGTCAGCCTGAGGGTATCCCCCTCCTTGGTACGTTCATGTAATTGGGGATGGACGTCGATGGGGACGGTTTGCTGTTTGCCTTCAAACGTAAGTGAAAGCCATAGTTCATGGATATCGCAGCAGGCGGGGCACTTCTGCACGACGACAGCTGGGAGACGTACGGCTTTTGCATTCGGAATATGCTGGCAGTTGTTCATGATCAGCAGCATGCGTACGTACCAGGTGCATGCTGCAATCATAATCGGTAGCTGTATGCCGTACAGGCGGGCGATACTTGTTTTTTTCCTGAAGATCAGATGGACAAGCAGGCAGCAGCCGAGCGCCAGAGGCAGCCCTCTCTGTACGGCAGGCCAGAAGGGCTGTGAACTGATAAGCAGCTGGTAGGGCAGCCGGTCAAAGACCGAAATACTGCTCACCTGCAGGCAGATAAATAATAAGATGAAGAGCTG from the Sphingobacterium thalpophilum genome contains:
- a CDS encoding MauE/DoxX family redox-associated membrane protein, producing MEYNKTTNHLHRLLRAGMLLFWVYVGMDKIWQLDAFRIALEQQPVISPLAPLLFWLLPVVEIGIGLLLAVPSRTLQVRGWQASTLLIAIFTLYIGLGVLDVYAQKPCMCTSFLSRISWGSHLLINVGLLGLSILGWKMRLSSMLKGSSTLAAGADIALVLIGIVSIGILTYRSTPMARTDLWHLPDSLYQVPEHYNVSRPIVGSLTFRYDRYCGRYRQIFTRGMQASIFTNQLMACHTERRKRNAYQISKQLWLHDIRRSHDYRFLGI